Proteins encoded by one window of Martelella endophytica:
- a CDS encoding ABC transporter ATP-binding protein, giving the protein MTALSLTNVDIAYGDTKVVFGAGLTVAEGESFALVGESGSGKSTILRAIAGLVPDWSGDIAVLGKPRGKSLDRSFARTCQMVFQDPYGSLHPRKTIDATLSEPLAVHGIGNRSERVEAMLSAVGLDRRFRFRYPHQLSGGQRQRVAIARALMLEPKVLLLDEPTSALDVSVQAEILNLLKRLRAEQNLTFLLVTHNLPVVSFLCDRLAVMRRGRIVEIAGVDKLKSGTLTHPYARELYAASGGHTEGQ; this is encoded by the coding sequence ATGACTGCGCTTTCCCTCACCAATGTCGATATCGCCTATGGCGACACCAAGGTCGTCTTCGGCGCCGGGCTCACCGTCGCGGAGGGGGAGAGCTTTGCCCTTGTCGGTGAGAGCGGTTCGGGCAAATCGACCATCCTGCGTGCCATTGCCGGCCTTGTGCCGGACTGGTCCGGCGATATCGCCGTCCTCGGCAAGCCACGCGGCAAGAGCCTCGACCGGAGTTTCGCCCGCACCTGCCAGATGGTCTTCCAGGACCCATACGGCTCGCTTCATCCGCGCAAGACCATCGATGCGACGCTCTCCGAGCCGCTTGCCGTCCATGGCATCGGCAATCGTTCCGAACGGGTGGAGGCGATGCTTTCCGCCGTCGGCCTCGACCGGCGCTTCCGGTTCCGCTATCCGCACCAGCTTTCCGGCGGCCAGCGCCAGCGCGTGGCGATTGCCCGCGCCCTGATGCTGGAGCCGAAGGTGCTGCTCCTCGACGAGCCGACCTCGGCGCTCGACGTTTCGGTGCAGGCGGAAATTCTGAACCTTTTGAAGAGGTTGCGCGCGGAGCAAAACCTCACCTTCCTGCTGGTCACCCACAACCTGCCGGTCGTCTCTTTCCTCTGCGACCGTCTGGCGGTGATGCGCCGCGGCCGGATCGTCGAAATCGCCGGCGTCGACAAGCTCAAGTCCGGCACCCTGACCCACCCATACGCCCGCGAGCTCTATGCGGCGAGCGGCGGACATACCGAAGGACAATGA